DNA sequence from the Epinephelus moara isolate mb chromosome 3, YSFRI_EMoa_1.0, whole genome shotgun sequence genome:
TTTGTCTGCTATAAATAACACACATTTTGACCTCTACTACACCATCACAGATTATGGAAATTAATGTCAAATACAAAGAGGTATATTGTTACAACGTACCCCAGTACCGGGGTGAGTTGTAACACTAGCAGGGGATGGATGtaacaattaaattattgtgCTTAAAAAAGATTCACAATAGGCTAAATGTATTCAAGCActttaatgaataataaagaagGAACAATAAACTTGTAAGAATACAATAATTatgatattaaaataaacagaaatgtataacataaatacaaaaataagtacaataaaataaataaaaatatataacataaaataaataaaatcaagaataataaattattaacctgtgtgtgtgtgtgtgtgtgtgtgtgtgttgtagccTGAATGAGGTTAACGTTTGAACAGCATTTTAACAGTTGAACAGTGAACACTTTCGAAGAGTTAATTGGCCAAACTGAGAGTGTTGCAACTATCCCTTTGTTACAAccatccccggtctcccctattttgaaagaagacaatgcatttaacaggcagaacttgacacggcgtcccagaaaatcaacaaccaacgcacccggTGTACGTTTCACGTcttatctggatgtggaaagtccatgaccgaacgtcaatatgtgacgaggtcggggtgagaatgtgttgcactttgtagtcattgtgtgtttgttgtggttgttttgctaaTACTTCTCACtctgacatttggtcatggaattTCCATATCTAGATATGATgtgtaaggtaccctgggtgtgttggttgttgaccttctgggacgccatgtcaagttctgcctgttacatacattgtcttcCTTGAAAATACACTTACAGGCGCCGGcttttgacaacttcagagtgagaggCTGGGTTGgtttgcccatttttgtagcTATTtcgtctctttgcagttcccttgcatctctttgtgtttttttttttgtttgtttgtttgtttctttgaggtcatttggaCAGTACATGTTGATTTAAATGACATTTggcaagtgaaggccagggggccctgacactttaGGCACTTACTGCCACTCAAGATCTGTTGGTGTAATGATGTCTGCACCAGATGGAAAAGTATGCGTGTCACATCTTCCCACACTCACATAAAGACTGGATTGTGGGTCAAAGGTTGTGTGAAAATTAAACaagtgtaaatgtgtttgtgtttttgtgatacCCTGACAGAcaacttctttctttctttctttcttttaagaAGTGGGCCTTTTAAAAAACACCTATAtaatgtctgtgtctctgtgaacTTTGTCACTATAGTGTACTGCATAAATAAATGTTACGTGTGCTCTCTGACTCAGCGTTATGATTTATCTTCTTTCTTCCTGTAGTTCTTACTGGAAGTGCTCAGATATGTGGGGGGGGAATGCAGAAGCAGGACAGACTTGTTTGAGCTCAGAGTTTGAGACTATTCTTAGCACTAGTGGGTGTATGTTTTAATAGCAGACAGAGCATAGCATCCAAATTTAGTCCCCAAGTAATTATTAGAGAGGATAAGTTGTGTTTTATACTTTAAAAGAGATTGTGCTTCAAAGAGTCGTATAAattaacttgtgtgtgtgtgtgtttctgtgtgtacatgcatgtgaCTGAGGAACTGAGGAGTGCAGAGGAACCAGTGGCGGACTGGATTCTATGGAACAGGAATAGGGTGGAAACTCCCTGGGAAATACCAGGCTGCGCGCTGTGGATGTTGTCAGAGGCGACATGTAAATTCCCCGTGCAGCAATTTGAAGAACATGGTTTCATAAATAGTATCAAGTTTCTTGGACATCAGTGAAACACATTAGCACGCAGCTTTTTTCCCACTTAAACAAATCAGTGCATGaatggttttttttctcttgataCAGAATTAAATACAGGAAATACTACTTATACTACTACTATCACTAATGGTAATAAGAACACTTTCAGGAGATTAAAGGACTACATCACCCACAAAACAACGTGcatttttgtaaaaaacaaacaaacaacaaaagtggaccagtttcactttaaattcagttttaaatagcGAAGTGctaatgcatgtgtttgagaagtcTTGAGCCTACAAGGATAAATCCATATGTCTGCTGCATAGCGTGGAGGCATATGAAAGAAGCAAAATTTAAGGTGACACTGCATGAATTGATAAGCAAATGTTCATTTTgtggggtgaagtattcttaaAAAGTCCATCAGCTGTTCAAGATTTAGCTAACCTTTCTAAAATTGAGGAAATGAAAGGGCCAttaaagctgctataatcaatattttggTATTCACATGGATGGCATGACTACTTGTACTCAAAAAGGGTCACTCGTTGTCACACGCTTCACTTGTCCTCAGTTGTACATGTTTCATAGTGAGTTTCAGCTTTTGTTGATTTTCTGGCTCAGatacttttctgttttggattaGTCTCGCTGCTCTTGCAGTATTGGGTCATTTTtggctgcagcaggcagctgatTTCAGCGAAAAAGCCCTAAAAACTCACTGTTCATGACCTGCAAAGGCAACTAGCTGGTGGACATAAAggagcagctagcagctagaGAGCACGATATGTCCCACAGGGAGCCCATATAGTGCAAAAAGGAGAGCAAATGTTGGACTTTAATTCATCAGGTGAGAAACACGACTCCATATGaatgttaatgttgttgtaatgtTGTTCTTTTGTAAGTCTCTTAGTCTCACTGTAAACCTTTGCAGACTTCAAATGATtctctctgaagtcagttttaTGAGAATAATAAAATTAAGTGTCACATAAAAGAAGCTGTGGAATCTTTTACATTTACACAGTcagtttcttgtttttttataatGTGGCTTCAGCTAAAGGCCAGCCAGCTACTCTGTCCAGCTCACTCAAAGTAACGCATTAACGGCTGAATGACCACTGCCCAAATGTATCCAAGGGCTTAAAATAGTTTAGACCAACAGGTCTCACACTGCTCTGGTTTCATACGGTCATGTGTGCTTGCTTGTATTAAGATTTAATTTCACAGTGACGACAGGAAGCTTTGCAGTTAAagttttctgtttgcatttatCGAGTTTGTTTAGTGTCCAGCAGAGGGCTTCAGTGTTTGTTAAACTGTCCCAGAAGTAGATGAATTTAGGATCACTTATCATTTAGCCCCAGTTGCTGGCAACAGAGCAGGATTAATCTCACTAACaagacaaccaaaaaaaaaaaaaaaagtatggcAAAGAATGAGACTCTTCTATGAGACTTTAAATTACAAAAGATAGAACTACAATGGTTAACATTttgtagaaataaaatattttatgggTCATAATAAGAACAAAAGTAATGTTATAAATGTTTGAGCCAGCGACTAATAGCAATACTACCTTATTAGTACAATAGAGATGAGTTTCTACAACTCAGTGATTTAGTGTGATCATTTAGAAAagtagaaattaaaaaatacacctttttatttttgagcACTGACTAATTGGAGTGTGGTCATAAGTGCattattgtaggcaactggatgagaggtgaaacgtcttcaagaaactcaagcaagtccagttgcctgtGATACAGCACTGAATATCACCATGatctggatgactgagaatcttcaccaacatagAATCACATCAGTCCTTGATAATCACCCCATATATGGCTATTCCGTCTGTGAAACTGTGCATGCCACCAGGACCTCGTGGCGCAACGGTAGCGCGTCTGACTCCAGATCAGAAGGTTGCGTGTTCAAATCACGTCGGGGTCATATCTTTGCAATTTAACATGGGGAATGGAGTGACATTAATACGCAATGTACTGAAATTGCAAGTCATAATGGACATAAACAAGCTGCTACTGTTAGCAGCTGCTACCAAGCCTTAGATTAAAGCTGCTAACCCATGATGATTGGTTTATTACCTAAACGTGCAGACAATACTGACTAACTTGTCGTTAGGGACGGGTTTTCCAGTAAATTAATGTCGTTAATTCGTCTCTAAACGTTGATTCTGAATTTAAATCAATTAGGATATACTTAAATTTTGCCTAGAGAATTAACCAGAACATGCGCAacgttttgtgtgtgtttaccggAACAAATATAGTTTTATTCTAAAAAGAAAACACCCTCAGTGGTttgtaaaacttaaaaaacaaaagagagaggCTGTGAACCTTCATGTTTCTCCTCTCTGAGAACGTGCGtcctgttgccatggagacgcGTCACTTGGCAACGCTGCGGTGAAGCGTGATTGTGGAGGTGCCTGTCCCGGAACAAATAGGAAATTAGCCACGTAGCATGCAGCGTTTTGCACTTTCTCCTGCCTCGTTGTGCAGCATACAAAGTTATTTTATATCACGGGAAATGAAGTAGCTTGATGGGACGGAAGCTGTCGACAACTCCGCTTCTGGAGAGGATTCTTGTGAGGAGCATGTTCTCCTTCAGCATAGTCGTCCGCAGACTCAGTTAACTTGTTTAGCCTGCACAGTCGGTTTTATTAGCACAGTGTGCCAAGACTACATGATGCCAGAGGACAAAAACTGTAAGGTGGTGCAGCCATCCAGGAGCTCTGacaataagaagaagaaaacgcagaagaagagaaagaaagccACTGTTTCCACCACTCCTCCAGAAAATACAGGTAAATACACTTTATAGTGCTGGGTGAAAACAACTATGTAAACATAacacattacaagtaaaagccctgcaCCCAAAGTTGTGTAAGATTATTGATTATTCCCCTTGGTTTGGTTATATAAGCATCCTGTAAAATTCCCATTTAAATTTACCAAAAAACGCCCATCCAAGGcgtaaactgaaagctgttcttgtttcattttagtcCATGTACATGCATGGACTcatctgaaaaacactgaagtttTTTCCTCAACAGTCAGAAACACTGTGACGGTTTCAAGACACTGAAATCCCAAATGTAAAAGACTATCAAGTCCTTTCTTTAATTCCAGAGGTGAATAAATCTTAAGCTCAAGTGCTATAATTACAATTTTGAGACATTAAAAATATGAAGGATTAACTGATTAACTGCATCAGTTCTACAATCAATTGATTATTTTTGACAGttgaaacatttctttatttttctgacGTTTTCAAAACAGACGGACTGATAGATTGAtcaagaaataatcaacagatttattaataatgaaataataattagttGCTGTCCCTACATGACACTTCTTTTAAATAGTTTCACTCATATTTTCAGGGAAATATTGTAATTTATATCCCCAGGACAGTAGGTAGAGTTCAGATTTAGATTAGGCATGCACGATGTAGCCTACTGTGCGATTCGTAGTAACATGAACCTTGAATAAGTTTAAGATACCCAGCAGCAAGTACCATCAAGTTCCACCCAGAGAAAAGTACTGCCAAGGTATCAACAGTAATATTATGCATGATTCTTTATAATAAATGATTTTACTTTTCATAtattgtaaaacacacattttaatggtctgtaaatgtaaaatttcgAATGCAGgaatatctatctatatatagcctatatatatatttataggtTTACTTTTTTGTTGTATTAAACTACAGTATAGTCAAGGAAATATAACAAACCTGCTTATTGTCTCATCATGGTAACTGACATCAGCCATCACCAGTCTGTTGTAGACATGTCaatcaaatgtttttctcaaaaacattttttaggcCTTTATTAGAGAGACAGATGGGGGTTTGACATCCTCATGCATTCCCGTGACAAATATGGAGCACTGAAAAATGGATGTGGGACCCGAGGCTTTGTTACAGTAAAGGAAATTAAATGATTGTGCCATAGTCTTTATTGAAAACAGATTGTCTACAAGCAGACCATGAAACACATATTaatacacaaaatgaaaagcCCAAAAGCCCTGCATTTAAAATTAGTCATAATGCAGAGTTAAGGAGCACAGACTGAACCAATTATTTGAACTGACATTAACATCTCATCGCTCTCGCAGTTCATACCAAGGTCACTGTCATTCTACACAATGTAAACACAAGTAAAAAGATCATGTGGTGTAGGTAGAGGATTCCCTACAGGGTTGAATAGGTCAATAGAGAATAGGCCCCCAGTGTCGCTTCCCCTGGCTGGTCTATTACACCTCATTACTGTAAACCGACCAAGCCATTAGCCCTCCGACTCCAGAGGGAGTCATTAGTAATCTAAACCCTCAGCTTTGTTTGTGCTATATGTTTATGTTGCCTCCCTGCAGAGAAACCTCAGGCTGTGTCTTTGCCCCCTGAGGCCTCGCTGGTGTCCGTGCTGCCCCTACAGAGTCCAGGTCAGCTTCAAACACAGCTACCCAAGCTCAGAGTGACCAGTAAGAAGGACGGAGAACGGCTCGCTGGCAGTGGCCAGAGGAGCAAAAAACATCCAAAGGGTTCACCGGACCTGCTGACAGTGACAAACAAAGCCAGTGGGGAGCTCAGCACCCAGGCCAGGGAGAGCCTGAGGTGGGAAGGAGTGCTGGAGGACCCCCAGGCTGAGGagaagaggctggagctgtaCAGGGCCAACAGGCGGCAGCGTTACATCGCACACAGAGACGCTCTGTTAAAAGAAACTCAGGTTGCCCTGAGACAGACTTTTTCTTGAGAGAGCAAAGAGAAAAAGGCGTCAATACTGCATATGAGCACAGACTGAATTAAGAAGCCAGTGAACGCCTCGTGCTGTTAGTCATCTCAGGCTTTATTTGTTTACAGTTTAAAATAGATTTAGCCACAGAGTGACGATCTTTGGGTGCCGGAAAGACATTGGACCAAAGGGAAACTGAGCATGTTGCCAATTCAATGACCTTCAATGCACCagacagaaatgctttttctaTCAGGTACAAAACTAACACGTACCCACAGTGTCACAACTGTTAGTGGACGAGGACAGGACCTGCTCCTGGTCAGTGGGCCTGTTAAAAACTTAATAGAGGATTTGCACCATTTATCTTGTGCCTCTAAATTATGTAATCTTTCAGGACTGAAACCCAATCAGGATAATACCACTAAACCCCCCTGACATCTGCGTGTCCACAGGTCAGTGATGTGGAGGAGGGATAAATGGATGGAGGACATATGACACTTTTTTTATTCCCACAACTgagaaattttaaaaagcatgttAGCAGTTCTCttatccttttcttttcttttttcttcatttaaaaaaaaatacccagaaAGCCATTTTCCAGAGCAGTTGTGGAGTTGTTAAATTAGAATTGTGTGTGACTATAAACATAATGCTAATATGCAGTCACACTGTCTAATTTAATGTGTTCAAAAGCTCAAATTGTAAAGAATATTGTCTGACCTGCTGTACTGGTGATCCAGTCAGGCTGTCTGGGGATCCTCAAAAAGTCATGTCACTGAATAGTCTTAAATTTCAATTGTGAGGCCACATattttttatctaatttaatttaccCGTGTTTGAAATTTTTTGTCTTGAAACGAATCAAGCTGTTGtgtgtgaaagtccacatttctgatgtaaCAAATCTTTAAACTCACCACTGAACTTAATATTGTTTTTTACGTTATACCTTCATTTATCTGTtagcaaaatgtagattaatctTACTTAGTTTAATAACCattaaaacctacctctgcacagcACTACATATATAGGCTACTACTTACCTTTATACCCATCTGCAATCCTTGAATAAGAAAAGGCTTAattgtccaaaaatcagtcttaaatttgattcaatagATCTTTAAAAAGCATTTCAAGCAATTCAAATTACTGATAACTGCAGACATCCTGCTAATGCTCCAAGTCCTGAATTGAAGGATACTTTAAAAAGATACCTTTTAAAAAAGATCTTAGAAACACTTCCTCTGTTGGACAATGGGTGGCAGAAAAGTCGCATCTTCCCTGAGTGAATCAGACGCTCCACTACTGACAAGGCAATGagtgcaaaaacacacagatctGTTGTGCCTGAGATTTTTTAATATGCTTGAACAAAgtgaaacacaagacaaaaaagtTCAAATGACAAATACATCCCTGTTATTTCTCCCTGGGCATCAGggttcactttgcattgataaCAAAGTAAGAGGACTGATATTCAGCATTATAACTCAGAGGCAGAGAACGTCTTAACTTGAAATCCTCAGGATAACAAAGCTGATATTTTCTGTCTTACCTCAAGAATACGTAATATGCTAAATTACTCACTGTAACAATATAAAGCTGTTCCTGGTAGATACATTAACATTTTAAGCTGATACTTGACAGTATGATGCTGTAAATGCAGTTCTCAGAGAGATGTGAGGTTGCAGGAATATCAGGACAGTCAGTGTTGCCTTCTGCCGATGAGACGAGCAGAAAGATGGAAAATATTTTACAATTAGCTTCTTGTTTCATCATAATTGTGTTGACAGATCTGTATATGTCGATGCAGCCCAGTTGGtggaataaatgttggcaaaccacggatatgttacatttgtaagtTATTATGTAGAGCAGTGCTTcctaactggtgggtcatggtccaaaagtgggtccattaaaaacacactttattttgaagtacagtgaatttccagcacagagtttttattttgaaatgctgtctcttgctgtagagtgagttactaacggacagctacttcacagagacagcaaactagcttgaccacatggccaaacacaagtatgatgctgaatgtgttaaactgtgtggaccttgaactaatgactaaggagaaatctggaccctgaggctggaccagttggaaaccactgatgTAGAGGATACGTTGAAACACTACATTCTGTACGTTTCAACGACAcagtggttaatgtgtggttagtattaggcacaaaaaccacttggtaaggaaaagatcatgttttggcttaaaatatttgctcttggtggcacaatcctTACTGAAAAAACAGatatgtcttggtaaaaaattaccggtttttgtgtctctgttgtcactgtcctggcaggaaacgcagcgatgtcttggtagataacaaccacttttcattgCACAGTACcaggtggaaacacagtgacagatcactcaaaaacacccatgtttggtggctaaaacgCAACTGaaaatgaagtgatgactcTCTAAACTTTGCATAATTTTCACActgtccatggtttgcagaaatgtataatgccaacatCATCTTCTGGCGACAGGACTACATCAGGTAGCCTAAAAATGTGCTCTGTTcacccaaaaaaagaaaagaaaaagagaataaAGTTTCTTGTCTGGTTATGTTTTTCTAGTAACAATTTTTCAATTCATTATCCAGCAAATGTATTATATCCAGAGGCATATTGATATTCTGATCATGATCtaaatactgttaaaaaaatgaagaaaaaaaaataaaattacatacaACATTAGTACAATATAGAAGTTATTGGCACCTTCAGTCCTAAATTATCTGGCACTAGCTTTGAAGAGTCTGCACCAGTTGAATCCTGGATGCAGTGAACTGTATGTAGCCATACTGACAGGAAGGGAGAGTGAAGCTAAAAGTAAATGAGGAGATGTGAAGTAAAGACAGTGATAAaccagcagagagacagaggggggagagagaaaaaccCAGCACTTCTTTTGTGCAGGTTTTGTCACACTGCATTTGTGTGCTGTTTGTCGGAGGCCTATTGTTCCCTGTTGGGGTGTTTTGTTACCATTGCCTATTTCAGCATCTCTGCTTCAAAGAGCTGAGCACTCCCCCTCTGTTCTCATAATCCCCCCTCCGACTCACTGACCGGACCACGCACATGGCTGCAGCGGGCATTAAGGGCacttgtgtttttccagcagcccCATCCAAGTAAAAGGTATCGTACACCGCCTTTTAAAGATCAACAGCAGAGAACATACTGAGGCATCGTGAGTATGATGTCTCTGGACTGTCACTGAAATAGCCCTGGAGAcataaaaccatgaaaaaactctaaagaaataataaaaaatattaaaattataaaagAAGTCTCGAAAGCTGCATCCGTCTGAGGTATCTGTTGTTTGCATGGTGGAGTCCCCCTCACCTGAACACTGAGTGTGTGACGCACAGTTTAAACCCAATACTTCAACACTGTTAATATAAACTTCACTGTGGTTCATGTTAGGTCTGTCTCTTCTGAGTCAAACTTGTTAATCCAGGTCTCCAAACTCTTCTTGGTGAGAGCGGTGGTGACGAGGAGACAGATGAATGAGATTCTGGCTACATGTCAACATTGTGCAGATGGCGTGTTTAGTGTGAGAGTGGGAGAAAGTGTAGATTGGGacaactgcagccagctcagGTCATCTGATCtgtcagggagaaaaaaagacaggatATGTTTTTACATCGTTTGATGCACCTGATAACCCCCAGTTTGTTCCTCTCATGTATTGTCATTCAATTCGAACCACAGAGCTAAGGTCACTTAAAGGAATAAAACAACCcgtaaatgatcatttgtatatcaataacTCACTCTatgttacgttgaattcatgaagtaaaatttgttttaattgcGTGCCTCCACGATAAATAAAGAATCAAAAAAAGTaggaaattcttgatgaattgaagttgTAGGGGTCCGctgtatcaaaacatttgtttacaaactctcacacaattcttgcagtataatccaagtctcatttatccagaccaacacattctcactctgacctcgtcacatattgacgtttggtcatggactttccatgtccagatacgacgtgcaaggtatcctgggtgcgttggttgttgatgatctgggacgctgtgtcaccTGTGCCTTTTATATGCagtgtcttctttcaaaacacacttctgttttcacaggaaattttctgtttgcatacagtctctttcaaaataaacgcactacgtagatacaacactgcgaatttacgtttttttttccttcaacaactaatgcacatggttgggtttaggaaagagaacagggtttggctctataatcttacgggacgcaaacactGGTTTCCCGGGTGAAGGTCAGGGTTTTTTGGACCCACCCACCCTACCCTGagttttgctgccttaactttctttcttgtcccaccgtgtttccccctgatacCGCCAGATGCTGGTGAACTATACCAGCAAcaggctgcgtatcatgccaacgttaaaggacagctttctCCGTCAGTATCTGAccctgcaagtcactgcccaagcgccggatttcgacgacttcggagggAGTCTGGGTTATTAACTACTGCCTCAATTGGTAGTTTGGTTGTGCCATTGTGGGATTTTGATGAATCTGAACAAATCCTTTAAAACGCCAAAGTCACGCAATAACACAAagtaactgatggaggcagcggtagaccagcagctcctgtgttcagtctGGCAGTGAGAAAAGCTTATATAAGCTTCACTATATAAGCaacactttcagttcagttttaaacagcaaaaagcaaagcaaaaataCATGTGCTTGGGAAGCACTAAGCATACGACTAGATAAATGACACtcagattatactgcacaagttgtgtgagagtttgaaaatgttttgatatagtctTGCTGTTGATAAAAGCGGGTGCCTTTGACTtcaatttatcaagaattttctccctTTTTGGATTTCTCCTTAACCGTGGAGgcatgtgtaaaaaaaaaaaaaaaaaaaaaagttttcttcacaaatttaacgTAACACAGGGCGAGTACTTGATCACTTGGGGGTGGCGAATATGTCTAAAGTATTACCAGAATTATCCaaatgaagaaagaaagaagtaaagaaagaaagtagCATGAAAACAGAGAGATTTTACACACTCAGCCTCTTTCTTCGTGATGATTTTTCCTGTTGCAAGCCGCTCAGCTACTGCAGACACTGCTGGGTCATAGTTTAGGCTCGCTGCTGCTATGACCTCATCATCCCTACAGGTAAAATCAATTACATGTGTAGGCAAATATTcaacagaataaaatagaatagaaagcctttattgtcattgtacaaagAATATACAATGAGATTAGGAGTGCTACATCTGATCAGGTGCCAGTTagtcaataaaacaagcaagtaaaacaaaacagtcaaCATAATCAGATATAAAATTGGAAATGTTTTGAAGTCAAGGACCTTTAAATGTTTCCAACCAcatctattttttttgtcaacaacaacagctaTTTTTTGTAACTTACTTGATGTACAATGCCAGGAACTTCCTGTCCTCAACCTTTCCTTTCATTACAAGATCAGTGTATCCCTCCCCATAGCCTGCACTCAaccagaataaaaacacaagttacaTTCAGTGGTGATAATCAGGGAAAATCAGAAATCCTGTCATGGCAGGATTAAATGTATTTCgtaatttgtgcataaagtgagtttgtcactgttgtgtgtgcgcgcgcccACCTGCATATCGAATGGTTTTATTCAGTAGGACGGTCCAGTAGAAAGGAACTGAGCTGAGTTCAGTCTTTTTATCCAGCATGTTTAGAGCCGCTATCCTCCCtaaacaacaatttaaaaaatacatgaacATACTCAAACTGGAATAAATAATATTGTCTATCTGAAGTCTGTCTTCTAGGACTCTGTGGCTACATTTACATTGTTACTACATTACCATGTGCTTGTGCCATCTGCCAGTGTCCTATGTTGACTAGCTGGTTTTTGGCCATCATCAGGGGGAAGGTGGCCAGGTCGCCCCCACAGAACACATCGGGGATGTTGGTGCGCATGTACTGCAGGAGAGAGATACAGGCAGGGAGAAGATGAATAATGGTGCACATTTTACTCATTAATGTGAGGAATGTTTATTAACACTAAAGCCTGTGGGAGTCTGTAAGACCCCACAaaatgaggaaataaaacataagaAGTGTTGAGAACAAAAGCACAGAATGAGATCTAGATAATCAGGTGAACAGCAGGTTATTATAGCTGACCTTGTCGACTATTACAAAGTTTTTCGAGTCCATCTGTATTTTGCTGCCCTGCAGGAACTCTGAGTTTGGTCTGATGCCtgatggaaaa
Encoded proteins:
- the c3h17orf97 gene encoding protein LIAT1; the encoded protein is MMPEDKNCKVVQPSRSSDNKKKKTQKKRKKATVSTTPPENTEKPQAVSLPPEASLVSVLPLQSPGQLQTQLPKLRVTSKKDGERLAGSGQRSKKHPKGSPDLLTVTNKASGELSTQARESLRWEGVLEDPQAEEKRLELYRANRRQRYIAHRDALLKETQVALRQTFS